A window from Theobroma cacao cultivar B97-61/B2 chromosome 3, Criollo_cocoa_genome_V2, whole genome shotgun sequence encodes these proteins:
- the LOC18604649 gene encoding pectinesterase 3 translates to MAGWLVWNLSLHTAFVDLQLPAGLKLRVNTKWKTLVKSYLPTSSFPSINRSIAIQPPRHAAAFMSRPYHPNKARPKKLTMDPVNFFRGYDKVSHLENQNPSQKPVSTAIAIFAILIFTLVVGLTLAAVMLEPIKEPADTASPSLSSNSDESIRTICNVTRFPESCFTTLSSLSASTKPDPESILQLSLQVAINHLSNLSSSLKSLNDLHSQPALKDCVTLFDDALSRLNDSVSAMQVGSGKELVLTKEKISDIQTWISAAMSDQETCNDGLQEMGSTVADKVKSQVRSSKESISNSLAIVSNMHNLLQKFGLTMH, encoded by the coding sequence ATGGCTGGCTGGCTGGTTTGGAATTTGTCTCTGCACACAGCTTTTGTTGACCTGCAGCTGCCCGCTGGACTAAAACTCCGCGTAAATACCAAATGGAAAACTCTGGTCAAATCATATTTGCCCACATCATCATTTCCTTCAATCAACAGATCCATTGCCATTCAACCCCCAAGACACGCAGCTGCCTTTATGTCCCGACCCTATCATCCGAACAAAGCAAGACCGAAGAAACTCACCATGGATCCCGTTAACTTCTTCAGAGGCTATGACAAAGTAAGCCACCTCGAAAACCAAAACCCATCCCAAAAACCTGTCTCGACCGCCATAGCCATCTTTGCCATCCTCATCTTCACCTTGGTCGTCGGCTTAACACTTGCCGCGGTGATGCTGGAACCCATCAAAGAACCAGCTGACACAGCCTCACCCTCACTTTCTTCTAACTCGGATGAGTCTATCAGGACGATCTGCAACGTGACTCGGTTCCCTGAGTCCTGTTTCACCACTCTATCTTCTCTCAGCGCCTCTACCAAACCTGACCCAGAAAGCATCCTTCAGCTCTCTCTCCAAGTGGCCATCAATCATCTCTCAAACCTCTCTTCATCACTCAAATCCCTCAATGATCTCCACTCTCAGCCTGCTTTAAAGGACTGCGTGACCCTGTTTGATGATGCACTGAGTCGACTCAATGACTCAGTGTCGGCAATGCAGGTGGGTTCCGGGAAGGAGCTAGTTTTGACTAAGGAGAAGATTAGCGATATCCAAACTTGGATTAGTGCTGCAATGTCTGATCAGGAAACGTGTAATGACGGGTTGCAAGAGATGGGATCGACGGTTGCTGATAAAGTCAAATCTCAAGTTCGAAGCTCTAAAGAGTCTATTAGTAATAGCTTGGCTATTGTTTCTAATATGCACAACCTCCTACAGAAGTTTGGTCTCACCATGCACTGA
- the LOC18604650 gene encoding 40S ribosomal protein S9-2 has translation MVHVSFYRNYGKTFKKPRRPYEKERLDAELRLVGEYGLRCKRELWRVQYALSRIRNAARDLLTLDEKNPRRIFEGEALLRRMNRYGLLDESQNKLDYVLALTVENFLERRLQTLVFKAGMAKSIHHARVLIRQRHVRVGRQVVNIPSFMVRVDSQKHIDFSLTSPFGGGRPGRVKRRNQRAAAKKAAGGDGDEEDEE, from the exons ATGGTTCACGTCTCCTTTTACCGCAACT ATGGGAAGACATTTAAGAAGCCTCGTCGTCCTTATGAAAAGGAGCGATTGGATGCTGAGCTGAGGCTAGTGGGAGAGTACGGGCTGCGATGCAAGAGGGAACTCTGGAGAGTTCAGTATGCTCTAAGCCGCATTCGAAATGCTGCAAGAGACCTTCTGACCCTTGATGAGAAGAACCCACGTCGGATCTTTGAGGGTGAGGCTCTTCTTCGCAGGATGAACCGATATGGGCTTTTGGATGAGAGCCAGAACAAGCTTGATTATGTCTTGGCCTTGACTGTGGAGAACTTCCTTGAGCGGCGCCTTCAAACTCTTGTGTTCAAGGCTGGAATGGCTAAGTCTATCCACCATGCCCGAGTGCTTATCAGGCAGAGGCATGTTAG GGTTGGCAGGCAGGTAGTCAACATTCCTTCTTTTATGGTGAGGGTTGATTCACAAAAGCACATTGATTTCTCTCTCACTAGTCCATTTGGTGGTGGGCGTCCTGGAAGAGTAAAGAGAAGGAATCAGAGGGCAGCTGCCAAGAAGGCTGCTGGTGGAGATGgagatgaagaagatgaagaatgA
- the LOC18604651 gene encoding microtubule-associated protein RP/EB family member 1A, with translation MASNIGMMDSAYFVGRNEILTWINNRLQLNLSRIEEAASGAVQCQMIDMTYPGVVPMHKVNFDAKTEYDMIQNYKVLQEVFNKLKIEKHIEVNRLVKGRPLDNLEFLQWLKRYCDSVNGGIMNENYNPVERRVKGGKERNSKGSHKSSKSLQANNLHNSASGDIAGINKNSVSKQGKTGVAATSGDVPALSKEIADLKLSVDLLEKERDFYFAKLRDIEILCQTPEVENLPMAVAIKKILYAADAKESALEEAQEYISRSAESGETEE, from the exons atggcatCCAATATAGGAATGATGGACAGTGCCTACTTTGTTGGAAGGAATGAGATTTTAACGTGGATCAACAACAGGCTTCAGCTTAATCTCTCTCGCATTGAAGAA GCTGCATCTGGTGCTGTGCAGTGTCAGATGATAGATATGACCTATCCTGGAGTTGTCCCAATGCACAAG GTGAATTTTGATGCAAAGACAGAATATGATATGATTCAAAATTACAAGGTTCTGCAAGAAGTATTCAACaagttgaaaattgaaaag CATATTGAAGTCAATAGGCTTGTTAAAGGCAGACCTTTGGACAATTTGGAGTTCTTACAATGGTTGAAACGGTATTGTGATTCTGTGAATGGTGGAATTATGAACGA GAATTATAATCCTGTTGAACGAAGAGTTAAAGGTGGAAAGGAGCGGAACTCAAAGGGTTCTCATAAGAGCTCAAAATCTTTGCAAGCAAACAATCTCCATAACTCTGCTTCTGGAGATATAGCCGGCATTAATAAAAACTCTG TTTCCAAGCAAGGGAAGACAGGTGTAGCAGCAACTTCAGGGGACGTCCCGGCTTTGTCCAAGGAG ATTGCTGATCTTAAGCTCTCTGTTGACCTTTTGGAGAAGGAAAGAGATTTTTACTTTGCTAAATTACGTGATATTGAGATACTTTGTCAGACTCCTGAAGTCGAGAATCTCCCG ATGGCGGTAGCAATAAAGAAAATACTGTATGCTGCGGATGCAAAAGAATCTGCACTTGAAGAAGCTCAGGAGTATATTAGCCGATCTGCTGAATCGGGTGAAACAGAAGAGTGA
- the LOC18604653 gene encoding uncharacterized protein LOC18604653 isoform X1, producing MADFNRQILSDRDYEQAITTLKKGMYLLKYGRRGKPKFCPFSLSNDEKSLIWYSDKEKKQLELSHVSRIVPGQRTAIFQRYPQPDKEHQSFSLIYSNRSLDLICKDRDEAEIWFTALKVLIWGGDNRRPKSDAISDNASSESPCTYTQRNCLSNVSSTGCDIISKDPKDIQTASVPYESSQQCRLGKAFSEVLTYTSITKALTHTDSVAKDFSSLSLGGLDNPHGCSSVIDSFRSSLSSAVSSSSRGTSFEDFDALGDVFIWGEGTGNGPLGGSVHRTQTNSVTRVDSLSPKALESNVLLDAHNISCGNKHAVLVTRQGRIFSWGEGSGGRLGHGVEADVSQPMLIGALSWSTIGLVACGEFHTCAVTLSGDLYTWGDGSYNLGLLGHGTEASKWTPKRVSGEMEGMHVSYISCGAWHTAAVTSTGKLFTFGDGTFGALGHGDRSSTNMPREVDALRGLRTLRASCGVWHTAAIVEVPTETSGAFSSGKLFTWGDGEKGQLGHGDKEPRLVPFLVALSDTISFSQVACGHSITVALADTGKVYSMGSVGPGQLGSSGSSKLPTCVKGNIKNSRIEEIACGSHHIVVRSSDAKVYTWGKGANGQLGHGDNADRNVPTLVDALQNKRVKRVVCGSNFTAAICLHDWALGADHFNCFGCRNPFSFIRKRHNCYNCGLVFCKACSCKKSLKAALAPNMNKPYRVCDDCFTKLNRKKESRSTPEFVKNSRESLNQNSNELPEKDTLNSKSLRKLARLASFDSFRQTRSQNSKHDRRVLNENSQWESTSLFGNSTRISASSSGSRMVSRGSSPPSRKSSPAYYITRTSIHTNLTNPELLFNGSKHSVESLTQEIGILRAQVEDLTVKSQVLEEKLERTSRQLKEAVGTAHEEAEKNKASKEVIRSLTVQLKKMAGRAPDNQLHLGTEFHSLNSHSCSELKISQRHD from the exons ATGGCTGACTTCAACAGGCAGATTCTTTCCGATAGGGATTATGAGCAG GCCATAACAACCCTTAAGAAAGGGATGTATCTTCTGAAGTATGGACGACGGGGAAAGCCTAAATTTTGTCCATTCAGTCTTTCAAAC GATGAGAAATCGCTGATCTGGTACTctgataaagaaaagaaacaactCGAACTAAGCCATGTTTCAAGGATTGTACCTGGACAGCGTACT GCAATATTCCAGCGTTACCCTCAGCCTGATAAAGAACATCAGTCATTTTCTCTTATTTACAGCAACAGATCCTTGGATTTG ATATGCAAGGACAGGGATGAAGCTGAGATCTGGTTTACTGCTCTTAAAGTCTTAATTTGGGGAGGTGACAATCGCAGGCCAAAAAGTGATGCAATAAGTGATAATGCGTCATCAGAAAGTCCATGTACCTATACACAAAGAAATTGTCTATCAAATGTGTCATCTACAGGCTGTGACATCATCTCTAAG GATCCCAAAGATATCCAAACTGCTTCAGTCCCATATGAGAGCTCTCAACAGTGTAGGTTGGGAAAAGCTTTTTCTGAGGTTTTAACATACACTTCTATAACAAAGGCCTTGACTCATACTGACTCAGTTGCCAAGGATTTCAGTTCTTTATCACTGGGGGGGTTAGATAACCCACATGGATGCTCCTCTGTTATTGATTCATTTCGAAGTAGTTTATCCAGTGCAGTAAGTTCATCCAGCCGGGGAACTTCTTTTGAGGATTTTGATGCATTAGGCGATGTTTTTATCTGGGGAGAAGGAACTGGTAACGGACCGCTTGGTGGCAGTGTGCACAGAACTCAAACTAATTCTGTTACCAGAGTAGATTCACTTTCACCAAAGGCTCTCGAATCAAATGTACTCCTTGATGCTCACAATATCTCTTGTGGGAATAAGCATGCTGTTTTAGTCACAAGACAGGGGCGGATCTTTAGTTGGGGTGAGGGAAGTGGTGGCAGGCTTGGGCATGGAGTTGAAGCTGATGTTTCTCAACCAATGCTCATTGGTGCTCTCAGTTGGTCAACTATTGGATTAGTTGCCTGTGGGGAATTTCATACTTGTGCTGTAACACTTTCAGGGGACCTTTATACTTGGGGTGATGGTTCTTACAATCTTGGTCTATTAGGGCACGGTACTGAAGCAAGTAAGTGGACTCCTAAAAGGGTAAGCGGTGAGATGGAAGGTATGCATGTATCATATATCTCTTGTGGGGCTTGGCATACAGCTGCTGTTACATCAACAGGTAAATTATTTACATTTGGAGATGGTACTTTTGGAGCTCTAGGCCATGGGGACCGTAGTAGCACAAATATGCCTAGAGAAGTTGATGCTCTTAGGGGGCTACGAACATTGAGGGCATCTTGTGGAGTTTGGCACACCGCTGCCATTGTTGAAGTGCCTACTGAGACTTCTGGTGCGTTTTCATCTGGAAAGCTGTTCACATGGGGGGATGGGGAGAAAGGCCAGCTTGGACATGGTGACAAAGAACCCAGATTAGTTCCTTTTTTGGTAGCACTGTCAGACACTATAAGCTTTTCTCAAGTGGCTTGTGGCCACAGTATCACTGTTGCTCTAGCTGACACAGGGAAAGTGTATTCCATGGGGAGTGTTGGTCCTGGACAACTTGGGAGCTCTGGAAGTAGCAAGCTTCCAACTTGTGTCAAAGGAAATATCAAAAACAGCCGAATTGAAGAGATAGCATGTGGTTCTCATCATATTGTGGTCCGCAGTTCAGATGCTAAGGTTTACACCTGGGGAAAGGGTGCAAATGGTCAATTAGGTCATGGAGACAATGCAGACAGGAATGTTCCTACACTTGTTGATGCTTTGCAAAACAAACGAGTAAAGAGAGTGGTATGTGGCTCCAACTTTACTGCTGCAATTTGTCTCCATGACTGGGCACTAGGTGCTGatcattttaattgttttggtTGTCGGAATCCATTTAGTTTCATCAGAAAGCGTCATAACTGTTACAACTGCGGGCTAGTCTTTTGTAAAGCTTGCAGCTGTAAGAAATCTCTAAAAGCTGCTTTGGCTCCTAACATGAACAAGCCTTATCGGGTCTGTGATGATTGTTTTACCAAATTAAATAGGAAAAAGGAGTCTAGATCAACTCCTGAATTCGTTAAGAATTCAAGGGAAAGCTTAAATCAGAATAGCAATGAGTTACCAGAGAAAGATACTCTGAATTCAAAATCTCTTCGTAAGCTTGCCAGGCTTGCCTCCTTTGATTCATTCAGACAGACCAGGAGCCAAAATTCCAAACATGATAGGAGagtattaaatgaaaattctcaatGGGAATCAACCTCTTTATTTGGAAATTCTACGAGAATATCAGCTTCTTCTTCTGGTTCAAGAATGGTTTCTCGAGGTTCATCTCCTCCCTCAAGGAAGTCGAGTCCAGCTTATTATATTACAAGAACTTCAATTCATACTAATCTTACAAATCCAGAACTCCTTTTCAATGGCTCAAAGCACTCAGTTGAGAGCCTCACCCAAGAGATAGGTATATTAAGAGCACAG GTTGAGGATCTTACTGTCAAATCCCAAGTCCTAGAAGAAAAACTTGAAAGAACATCAAGGCAGTTGAAGGAGGCAGTGGGTACAGCACATGAGGAAGCTGAAAAGAACAAGGCTTCAAAGGAAGTAATCAGATCTCTAACAGTGCAG TTGAAGAAAATGGCTGGAAGAGCACCTGACAATCAACTGCATCTTGGAACTGAATTTCACTCACTGAACTCACATTCTTGTTCAGAGTTGAAGATATCTCAGAGGCATGACTAG
- the LOC18604653 gene encoding uncharacterized protein LOC18604653 isoform X2: MADFNRQILSDRDYEQAITTLKKGMYLLKYGRRGKPKFCPFSLSNDEKSLIWYSDKEKKQLELSHVSRIVPGQRTAIFQRYPQPDKEHQSFSLIYSNRSLDLICKDRDEAEIWFTALKVLIWGGDNRRPKSDAISDNASSESPCTYTQRNCLSNVSSTGCDIISKDPKDIQTASVPYESSQQCRLGKAFSEVLTYTSITKALTHTDSVAKDFSSLSLGGLDNPHGCSSVIDSFRSSLSSAVSSSSRGTSFEDFDALGDVFIWGEGTGNGPLGGSVHRTQTNSVTRVDSLSPKALESNVLLDAHNISCGNKHAVLVTRQGRIFSWGEGSGGRLGHGVEADVSQPMLIGALSWSTIGLVACGEFHTCAVTLSGDLYTWGDGSYNLGLLGHGTEASKWTPKRVSGEMEGMHVSYISCGAWHTAAVTSTGKLFTFGDGTFGALGHGDRSSTNMPREVDALRGLRTLRASCGVWHTAAIVEVPTETSGAFSSGKLFTWGDGEKGQLGHGDKEPRLVPFLVALSDTISFSQVACGHSITVALADTGKVYSMGSVGPGQLGSSGSSKLPTCVKGNIKNSRIEEIACGSHHIVVRSSDAKVYTWGKGANGQLGHGDNADRNVPTLVDALQNKRVKRVVCGSNFTAAICLHDWALGADHFNCFGCRNPFSFIRKRHNCYNCGLVFCKACSCKKSLKAALAPNMNKPYRVCDDCFTKLNRKKESRSTPEFVKNSRESLNQNSNELPEKDTLNSKSLRKLARLASFDSFRQTRSQNSKHDRRVLNENSQWESTSLFGNSTRISASSSGSRMVSRGSSPPSRKSSPAYYITRTSIHTNLTNPELLFNGSKHSVESLTQEIG, translated from the exons ATGGCTGACTTCAACAGGCAGATTCTTTCCGATAGGGATTATGAGCAG GCCATAACAACCCTTAAGAAAGGGATGTATCTTCTGAAGTATGGACGACGGGGAAAGCCTAAATTTTGTCCATTCAGTCTTTCAAAC GATGAGAAATCGCTGATCTGGTACTctgataaagaaaagaaacaactCGAACTAAGCCATGTTTCAAGGATTGTACCTGGACAGCGTACT GCAATATTCCAGCGTTACCCTCAGCCTGATAAAGAACATCAGTCATTTTCTCTTATTTACAGCAACAGATCCTTGGATTTG ATATGCAAGGACAGGGATGAAGCTGAGATCTGGTTTACTGCTCTTAAAGTCTTAATTTGGGGAGGTGACAATCGCAGGCCAAAAAGTGATGCAATAAGTGATAATGCGTCATCAGAAAGTCCATGTACCTATACACAAAGAAATTGTCTATCAAATGTGTCATCTACAGGCTGTGACATCATCTCTAAG GATCCCAAAGATATCCAAACTGCTTCAGTCCCATATGAGAGCTCTCAACAGTGTAGGTTGGGAAAAGCTTTTTCTGAGGTTTTAACATACACTTCTATAACAAAGGCCTTGACTCATACTGACTCAGTTGCCAAGGATTTCAGTTCTTTATCACTGGGGGGGTTAGATAACCCACATGGATGCTCCTCTGTTATTGATTCATTTCGAAGTAGTTTATCCAGTGCAGTAAGTTCATCCAGCCGGGGAACTTCTTTTGAGGATTTTGATGCATTAGGCGATGTTTTTATCTGGGGAGAAGGAACTGGTAACGGACCGCTTGGTGGCAGTGTGCACAGAACTCAAACTAATTCTGTTACCAGAGTAGATTCACTTTCACCAAAGGCTCTCGAATCAAATGTACTCCTTGATGCTCACAATATCTCTTGTGGGAATAAGCATGCTGTTTTAGTCACAAGACAGGGGCGGATCTTTAGTTGGGGTGAGGGAAGTGGTGGCAGGCTTGGGCATGGAGTTGAAGCTGATGTTTCTCAACCAATGCTCATTGGTGCTCTCAGTTGGTCAACTATTGGATTAGTTGCCTGTGGGGAATTTCATACTTGTGCTGTAACACTTTCAGGGGACCTTTATACTTGGGGTGATGGTTCTTACAATCTTGGTCTATTAGGGCACGGTACTGAAGCAAGTAAGTGGACTCCTAAAAGGGTAAGCGGTGAGATGGAAGGTATGCATGTATCATATATCTCTTGTGGGGCTTGGCATACAGCTGCTGTTACATCAACAGGTAAATTATTTACATTTGGAGATGGTACTTTTGGAGCTCTAGGCCATGGGGACCGTAGTAGCACAAATATGCCTAGAGAAGTTGATGCTCTTAGGGGGCTACGAACATTGAGGGCATCTTGTGGAGTTTGGCACACCGCTGCCATTGTTGAAGTGCCTACTGAGACTTCTGGTGCGTTTTCATCTGGAAAGCTGTTCACATGGGGGGATGGGGAGAAAGGCCAGCTTGGACATGGTGACAAAGAACCCAGATTAGTTCCTTTTTTGGTAGCACTGTCAGACACTATAAGCTTTTCTCAAGTGGCTTGTGGCCACAGTATCACTGTTGCTCTAGCTGACACAGGGAAAGTGTATTCCATGGGGAGTGTTGGTCCTGGACAACTTGGGAGCTCTGGAAGTAGCAAGCTTCCAACTTGTGTCAAAGGAAATATCAAAAACAGCCGAATTGAAGAGATAGCATGTGGTTCTCATCATATTGTGGTCCGCAGTTCAGATGCTAAGGTTTACACCTGGGGAAAGGGTGCAAATGGTCAATTAGGTCATGGAGACAATGCAGACAGGAATGTTCCTACACTTGTTGATGCTTTGCAAAACAAACGAGTAAAGAGAGTGGTATGTGGCTCCAACTTTACTGCTGCAATTTGTCTCCATGACTGGGCACTAGGTGCTGatcattttaattgttttggtTGTCGGAATCCATTTAGTTTCATCAGAAAGCGTCATAACTGTTACAACTGCGGGCTAGTCTTTTGTAAAGCTTGCAGCTGTAAGAAATCTCTAAAAGCTGCTTTGGCTCCTAACATGAACAAGCCTTATCGGGTCTGTGATGATTGTTTTACCAAATTAAATAGGAAAAAGGAGTCTAGATCAACTCCTGAATTCGTTAAGAATTCAAGGGAAAGCTTAAATCAGAATAGCAATGAGTTACCAGAGAAAGATACTCTGAATTCAAAATCTCTTCGTAAGCTTGCCAGGCTTGCCTCCTTTGATTCATTCAGACAGACCAGGAGCCAAAATTCCAAACATGATAGGAGagtattaaatgaaaattctcaatGGGAATCAACCTCTTTATTTGGAAATTCTACGAGAATATCAGCTTCTTCTTCTGGTTCAAGAATGGTTTCTCGAGGTTCATCTCCTCCCTCAAGGAAGTCGAGTCCAGCTTATTATATTACAAGAACTTCAATTCATACTAATCTTACAAATCCAGAACTCCTTTTCAATGGCTCAAAGCACTCAGTTGAGAGCCTCACCCAAGAGATAG GTTGA
- the LOC18604654 gene encoding HVA22-like protein a gives MGSGAASFLKVLLKNFDVLAGPVISLLYPLYASVRAIESESRADDRQWLTYWVLYSMITLLELTFAKVIEWIPIWSYTKLIFTCWLVIPYFSGAAYVYEHYLRPFFINPQQTINIWYIPRKKDFSKPDDILTAAERYIEENGTEAFEKLIHRADKSRSSGYIYDDDGYRH, from the exons ATGGGATCTGGGGCTGCAAGTTTTCTTAAGGTTCTTCTCAAGAACTTTGATGTTCTTGCTGG GCCAGTTATTAGTCTTCTGTATCCTCT ATATGCCTCCGTTAGGGCAATCGAGTCGGAGTCTCGTGCCGATGACAGACAATGGCTTACATATTGGGTTCTCTATTCCATGATTACATTGCTGGAGCTCACCTTTGCCAAAGTTATTGAATG GATTCCCATATGGTCATACACAAAGCTGATTTTTACCTGTTGGCTGGTTATCCCATACTTCAGTGGTGCTGCCTATGTTTATGAGCATTATCTGAGACCTTTCTTTATCAACCCACAACAGACAATTAACATCTGGTATATTCCAAGGAAGAAGGACTTCAGTAAGCCAGACGACATTTTAACTGCTGCGGAGAGATACATTGAAGAGAATGGAACTGAAGCATTTGAGAAGCTCATTCATAGG GCTGACAAGTCCAGGAGTAGCGGTTACatatatgatgatgatggctACCGACATTGA